In Planctomycetota bacterium, the following proteins share a genomic window:
- a CDS encoding arylsulfatase, whose protein sequence is MRTLLVLTAAAAALSGSGSADPSQGRKPNIIFIHADDLGYGDLSCYGQQKFRTPNIDRLAAEGIRFTQYYAGSTVCAPSRYALMCGYHMGHAWIRGNGDFPLRDEDVTVAEVLKAAGYATGVMGKWGLGREGTEGLPSRQGFDEHLGFLTHGHPHRQYTDHLFRDAERVTVDPQAWANDLVADAALEFVRKHRARPFFLYWAVTVPHAEIRVPEEELEPFRGRFPETPFVNRKADEDPARGYRSQATPKAAFAAMIARMDRHVGRLLALLKELGIDGDTVVFFSSDNGPHKEGGADPEFFGSAGPLRGIKRDLYEGGIRVPMIVRWPGKIPAGAVSDHVWAHWDFLPTAAELAGAKPPEGIDGVSMAPALFGKPARAHEFLYWEFHERGFQQAVRWGDWKAVRLGPGRPLELYDLKSDVGERQDVAARHPEVVSRIEEYLKTARTESPRWPGTRPARTK, encoded by the coding sequence ATGCGTACGCTTCTTGTTCTCACGGCGGCCGCCGCCGCGCTGTCCGGATCGGGCTCCGCGGATCCTTCTCAGGGCCGCAAGCCGAACATCATCTTCATTCACGCCGACGATCTCGGATACGGCGACCTCTCCTGCTACGGGCAGCAGAAGTTCCGGACGCCGAACATCGACCGCCTGGCCGCGGAAGGCATCCGGTTCACTCAGTATTACGCCGGGAGCACCGTCTGCGCGCCCTCCCGGTACGCGCTGATGTGCGGATACCACATGGGGCACGCCTGGATCCGCGGCAACGGCGACTTTCCGCTGCGCGATGAGGACGTTACGGTCGCGGAGGTCCTCAAGGCGGCGGGGTATGCCACGGGCGTGATGGGGAAGTGGGGGCTGGGGCGCGAAGGGACCGAGGGCCTTCCGTCCCGGCAGGGATTCGACGAACACCTGGGCTTCCTTACGCACGGCCATCCCCACCGGCAATATACGGATCACCTCTTCCGCGACGCCGAGCGGGTGACCGTCGATCCCCAAGCATGGGCCAACGATCTCGTGGCCGACGCGGCGCTGGAATTCGTCCGCAAGCACCGCGCCCGGCCGTTTTTCCTCTACTGGGCGGTGACCGTCCCGCACGCCGAGATCCGGGTCCCGGAAGAGGAGCTTGAACCGTTCCGCGGACGGTTTCCGGAGACCCCCTTCGTGAATCGAAAGGCGGACGAGGATCCGGCGCGGGGCTACCGTTCGCAGGCGACGCCGAAGGCCGCGTTCGCGGCCATGATCGCGCGGATGGACCGTCACGTCGGCCGTCTCCTGGCGCTCCTCAAGGAACTCGGGATCGACGGCGATACGGTCGTCTTTTTCTCGAGCGACAACGGGCCGCACAAGGAGGGGGGAGCCGATCCCGAATTCTTCGGCAGCGCCGGGCCGCTGCGCGGGATCAAGCGGGACCTTTACGAGGGAGGAATCCGCGTTCCCATGATCGTGCGCTGGCCCGGGAAGATTCCGGCGGGAGCCGTGAGCGATCATGTCTGGGCGCACTGGGATTTTCTGCCGACGGCCGCGGAGCTGGCGGGGGCGAAGCCGCCGGAAGGCATCGACGGAGTCTCGATGGCGCCGGCGCTTTTCGGCAAGCCCGCCCGCGCTCATGAATTCCTCTACTGGGAGTTTCACGAGCGCGGTTTCCAGCAGGCCGTCCGGTGGGGCGACTGGAAGGCGGTGCGCCTGGGTCCGGGCCGCCCGCTGGAGCTGTACGACCTGAAGAGCGACGTTGGAGAGCGGCAGGACGTGGCGGCGCGGCATCCGGAGGTGGTGAGCCGGATCGAGGAATATCTCAAGACCGCGCGCACCGAGTCGCCACGCTGGCCCGGGACCCGCCCGGCACGCACGAAATAG
- a CDS encoding PVC-type heme-binding CxxCH protein: MRASAPLVRRAVLLSALTLLAGTADARPRQEPPKGGPSPEEALKALRVAPGLEVTVWAHEPGVVNPTNMDIDERGRVWITEAANYRGSRQRPEGDRIVILEDTDLDGRCDRYKVFLQDPSLFAPLGICVLGNKVYVAQSPKMLVYTIDPSGDRPAGPPEVLFDGFGGVNHDHGLHAIMFGPDGRVYFNAGNDGCHGAVVKNARGEPIVDTTGSHVGGKGTLWRGGPRGPGRRYVQGMAFRCNPDGTGFETLGHNFRNNYEVAADSFGTAWQSDNDDDGNEGVRINYVMEGGDFGYVGLKGTNWGRDMPAYPGQSRQEAHWHQRDPGTVPNLLMTGGGSPTGILVYEGDLLPEPYRGKIIHCDAGPNVVRVYTPAPAGAGYRCASEDLLKSSDRWFRPADVAVGVDGSLFVADWTDPGVGGHATGDKPLAVMSGRVYRIAPKGHKPVVPKLDLSTTAGQIEALCSPNLARRYLGYQKLLGGGPEAQSALANLFRTSANVRFRARALWLLARGPQGPEFVREALKDADVDLRVTALRAARLIRMDMPTLAREMLSDPHPFVWREICLAMNYEPTEKCLDVLVALGDKVTPMPPNFLTEPAPNVPRGPEGFRTLELWRQNRYEWKWYLEAFGIACTGREKEVLEAWKERGKNKDPKVAETIAWRLNREVPEPPAKK, from the coding sequence ATGCGCGCATCCGCACCTCTCGTCCGCCGCGCCGTGCTGCTGTCCGCGCTCACCCTGCTCGCCGGGACGGCCGACGCCCGGCCCCGGCAGGAACCGCCCAAGGGCGGCCCCTCGCCGGAAGAGGCGCTCAAGGCGCTGCGGGTCGCGCCGGGCCTGGAAGTGACCGTGTGGGCCCACGAACCCGGCGTCGTCAACCCCACCAACATGGACATCGACGAAAGGGGGCGCGTCTGGATCACGGAGGCCGCCAATTACCGCGGCTCCCGCCAAAGACCGGAAGGCGACCGTATCGTGATCCTCGAGGACACCGATCTCGACGGGCGGTGCGACCGATACAAGGTGTTCCTCCAGGATCCTTCTCTCTTCGCGCCCCTCGGCATCTGCGTCCTGGGAAACAAGGTTTACGTGGCCCAGTCCCCCAAGATGCTCGTCTATACGATCGATCCTTCGGGCGACCGCCCCGCCGGCCCCCCCGAGGTGCTTTTCGACGGCTTCGGCGGCGTCAACCACGACCACGGCCTTCACGCGATCATGTTCGGTCCGGACGGGCGTGTCTACTTCAACGCGGGCAACGACGGCTGCCACGGGGCCGTGGTGAAGAACGCCCGAGGGGAACCCATCGTGGACACCACGGGAAGCCACGTGGGCGGCAAGGGGACGCTCTGGAGGGGCGGTCCCCGCGGCCCCGGCCGCCGCTACGTGCAGGGCATGGCCTTCCGCTGCAATCCGGACGGGACGGGCTTCGAGACGCTCGGCCACAACTTCCGCAACAACTACGAGGTGGCGGCCGATTCGTTCGGCACCGCCTGGCAGTCCGACAACGACGATGACGGCAACGAGGGAGTGCGGATCAACTACGTCATGGAGGGAGGCGATTTCGGATACGTGGGGCTCAAGGGCACCAACTGGGGCCGCGACATGCCCGCCTATCCGGGTCAGTCGCGCCAGGAAGCCCACTGGCATCAGCGTGACCCCGGCACCGTTCCCAACCTTCTCATGACGGGCGGAGGCTCGCCCACCGGAATCCTCGTGTACGAGGGAGATCTCCTCCCCGAACCGTACCGGGGCAAGATCATTCACTGCGACGCCGGACCGAACGTCGTGCGCGTCTACACCCCGGCTCCGGCGGGCGCCGGATACCGCTGCGCGTCGGAAGACCTTCTCAAATCGTCCGACCGCTGGTTCCGCCCCGCGGATGTCGCCGTGGGCGTGGACGGCTCGCTCTTCGTGGCCGACTGGACCGATCCGGGCGTCGGCGGACACGCCACCGGAGACAAGCCTCTGGCCGTCATGAGCGGCCGCGTCTACCGGATCGCCCCCAAGGGACACAAACCCGTCGTCCCGAAGCTCGATCTTTCGACGACGGCGGGACAGATCGAGGCGCTCTGTTCCCCGAATCTGGCGCGCCGCTACCTGGGCTATCAGAAGCTGCTCGGAGGCGGTCCGGAGGCGCAATCGGCCCTGGCGAACCTCTTCCGCACGTCGGCCAACGTCCGATTCCGGGCGCGGGCGCTCTGGCTGCTGGCGCGCGGACCTCAGGGTCCCGAGTTCGTCCGCGAAGCCCTGAAGGATGCGGACGTGGACCTTCGAGTCACGGCGCTCCGGGCGGCCCGGCTCATCCGCATGGACATGCCGACCCTGGCGCGCGAAATGCTTTCGGACCCGCATCCCTTCGTCTGGCGCGAGATCTGCCTGGCCATGAACTACGAGCCTACGGAGAAATGCCTGGACGTCCTCGTGGCGCTCGGGGACAAGGTCACCCCCATGCCCCCGAACTTCCTCACGGAGCCGGCCCCGAACGTCCCGCGCGGTCCCGAGGGATTCCGGACGCTGGAGCTCTGGCGCCAGAACCGCTACGAATGGAAGTGGTATCTCGAGGCCTTTGGAATCGCCTGCACGGGACGCGAGAAGGAGGTCCTCGAGGCCTGGAAAGAGCGGGGCAAGAACAAGGATCCCAAGGTCGCCGAAACGATCGCCTGGAGGCTCAATCGGGAGGTCCCTGAGCCTCCCGCCAAAAAGTAA
- a CDS encoding DUF1349 domain-containing protein has translation MKTAAVVLVTAAMPLMQAEAPLFEESFDGKLSDGWSWVREDAAGWKLEGGALRISPQPGTIWFKTNNARNLLVRTPPAAGTPEAPVAVEVEIDHAPAAEAEQSGLLFYVDDANYLKLVCESLKGKTHIVFAREAKGIPAHLPTREEPSRPVRLRLLWTGTRIRGEYRPAAGTEWISVGEYDSVPGAARVGLMACGAPAGTDRWASFRAFRVVRAAR, from the coding sequence ATGAAGACCGCGGCGGTGGTGCTGGTGACGGCGGCGATGCCTCTGATGCAGGCCGAGGCGCCCCTGTTTGAGGAATCCTTCGACGGGAAGCTCTCGGACGGCTGGTCCTGGGTGCGGGAGGACGCCGCCGGCTGGAAGCTCGAGGGAGGGGCGCTCCGGATCTCCCCTCAGCCGGGAACCATCTGGTTCAAAACCAACAACGCCCGCAATCTCCTGGTGCGCACTCCGCCGGCGGCCGGCACCCCCGAAGCGCCGGTGGCGGTCGAGGTGGAAATCGATCACGCCCCCGCCGCCGAGGCCGAGCAGTCCGGCCTGCTTTTCTACGTGGACGACGCCAATTACCTCAAGCTCGTCTGCGAATCGCTCAAGGGAAAGACCCACATCGTCTTCGCCCGCGAGGCGAAAGGAATTCCCGCCCATCTTCCCACCCGCGAGGAACCGTCCCGCCCCGTGCGGCTGCGCCTGCTCTGGACGGGAACCCGGATCCGCGGCGAGTACCGACCGGCGGCGGGGACGGAATGGATCTCCGTGGGCGAATACGACAGCGTTCCCGGCGCCGCCCGGGTGGGACTCATGGCCTGCGGCGCGCCCGCGGGAACCGACCGCTGGGCTTCCTTCCGGGCCTTCCGCGTCGTCCGCGCCGCCCGCTGA
- a CDS encoding PA14 domain-containing protein — translation MAAVLLAGVPAFGSVRQETGAEVRSGLVAEFFRLGREVQDFPALAPDHKPAVRRVDRQINYSSTSGKFADTDLEDYFYVRWTGLLRVPKDGKYTFYLESDDGSRLWIDGRPVVENGGLHPMEEKSGEMTLKAGEYEIKVEFFENMGEAGCRVSWEAEGIAKEPIPETALLHRRDKEIDK, via the coding sequence ATGGCGGCGGTCCTGCTGGCGGGAGTCCCCGCGTTCGGAAGCGTCCGCCAGGAGACGGGAGCGGAGGTCCGCTCCGGCCTGGTGGCGGAGTTCTTCCGTCTGGGCCGCGAAGTGCAGGACTTCCCCGCCCTCGCCCCCGACCACAAACCCGCCGTGCGTCGCGTGGACCGCCAGATTAACTACTCCAGCACGTCGGGCAAGTTCGCCGACACGGATCTCGAAGACTACTTCTACGTCCGCTGGACCGGCCTCCTCCGCGTCCCGAAGGACGGCAAGTATACCTTCTACCTGGAATCCGACGACGGCTCCCGCCTCTGGATCGACGGCCGGCCCGTGGTCGAAAACGGCGGCCTTCATCCCATGGAGGAGAAGAGCGGCGAGATGACCCTCAAGGCCGGCGAGTACGAAATCAAGGTGGAATTCTTCGAGAATATGGGGGAAGCGGGTTGCCGGGTTTCCTGGGAAGCCGAGGGGATCGCCAAGGAGCCCATCCCCGAGACGGCGCTCCTTCACCGGAGGGACAAAGAGATCGACAAGTAG
- a CDS encoding phosphoenolpyruvate hydrolase family protein, whose product MNPAIEELSAAWRRRAASEGVPVLGAAVSESAAARALEKAGVDFLVACGPGSDGAAGLLPFADANARVLQAAAQFFAEPRGVPVLAGICGTDPLRLMGRFLEEIRRAGYAGLMNWPSVGMIDGSFRAALEEARLGYEREVEAVRGAGAAGLWAAACVFGPDEARAMARAGARVLVVHAGPGNCSAEEFSRRVREVARAAREGRGDALVLAHTEPLRTLRDFTELWTGTGELDGFFGGSLFEGRGRPGAEEVARLRRPPAREL is encoded by the coding sequence ATGAACCCGGCGATCGAGGAGCTCTCGGCCGCCTGGCGCCGCCGGGCGGCTTCCGAGGGCGTTCCGGTGCTCGGCGCGGCGGTTTCGGAATCCGCGGCGGCCCGGGCGCTCGAGAAGGCGGGCGTTGATTTTCTGGTCGCCTGCGGGCCGGGGTCCGACGGAGCGGCGGGACTGCTTCCGTTTGCGGACGCGAACGCCCGGGTTCTTCAGGCGGCGGCGCAGTTCTTCGCCGAGCCCCGCGGCGTCCCGGTCCTGGCGGGGATTTGCGGAACGGATCCGCTGCGCCTGATGGGCCGGTTTCTCGAGGAGATCCGCCGCGCCGGATATGCGGGTCTGATGAACTGGCCGAGCGTGGGGATGATCGACGGCTCGTTCCGCGCCGCCCTGGAGGAGGCGCGGCTGGGGTACGAACGGGAGGTGGAAGCGGTCCGGGGCGCGGGCGCGGCGGGGCTCTGGGCGGCGGCGTGCGTCTTCGGACCCGACGAGGCGCGGGCGATGGCGCGCGCGGGGGCCCGGGTGCTCGTCGTGCACGCGGGTCCGGGGAACTGCTCCGCGGAAGAATTTTCGCGGCGGGTGCGGGAGGTCGCGCGCGCGGCGCGCGAGGGGCGGGGGGATGCGCTCGTCCTGGCGCACACGGAACCTTTGAGAACGCTTCGGGACTTCACGGAGCTTTGGACGGGGACGGGGGAGCTGGACGGCTTCTTCGGAGGAAGCCTCTTCGAGGGGCGCGGACGGCCGGGCGCGGAGGAAGTCGCGCGGCTGCGGCGCCCGCCGGCGCGGGAGCTTTGA